One part of the Candidatus Amarolinea dominans genome encodes these proteins:
- a CDS encoding SUMF1/EgtB/PvdO family nonheme iron enzyme yields the protein MPDFRIGKYPVTNRQYAAFIRRAKAQDMPKDAGWFLREPPADRLDHPVTGVSWGDAVAYGRWLSSQTGRHYRLPTEAEWEKAARGTDGRLYPWGPNWDPTGCNAASAATTPVTAHPAGASPYRCEDMLGNVQEWTSTAWGSGRDAPDYPYPYRADDGREETDAGHAGQALLRLQRGGSYRSQGETLRSTARGISAPDSKVPWRGFRVAMTI from the coding sequence CTGCCCGACTTCCGCATCGGCAAGTACCCGGTGACGAACCGGCAGTACGCTGCGTTCATCCGCCGCGCAAAGGCGCAAGATATGCCCAAGGACGCGGGCTGGTTTTTGCGCGAGCCGCCGGCCGATCGGCTCGACCACCCCGTGACCGGCGTCAGCTGGGGCGATGCGGTCGCCTACGGCCGCTGGCTCAGCAGCCAGACCGGGCGCCACTATCGCTTGCCCACGGAGGCCGAGTGGGAAAAGGCCGCACGCGGCACTGACGGGCGCCTCTACCCGTGGGGTCCGAACTGGGATCCCACCGGCTGCAACGCCGCGAGTGCCGCTACCACGCCGGTGACCGCGCATCCGGCCGGCGCCAGCCCCTACCGCTGCGAAGATATGCTGGGCAACGTCCAGGAGTGGACGAGCACCGCCTGGGGCAGTGGCCGTGACGCGCCGGACTACCCCTATCCCTACCGGGCCGATGATGGCCGTGAGGAGACGGACGCGGGCCACGCGGGCCAGGCGCTCCTTCGCCTGCAGCGCGGCGGCTCGTATCGCTCCCAAGGCGAAACCCTGCGCAGCACGGCACGCGGCATCTCGGCGCCAGACAGCAAGGTGCCCTGGCGCGGCTTCAGAGTGGCGATGACAATCTGA
- a CDS encoding SIR2 family protein, with product MARIRTTQTEGRQPATWQQTVIERIRAGKLVPILSNAIDDELALGGHAALLKAYADFSRIPLEGRSLAEIAQFKGITDEGITDALALKENYVNFVKSRLYELAEAGQADPEALADVDAQFDDLKLAQICEQLRFPGYGDARRHPLLLLAGLDLPIYLTTGYHEFLEAALRRAGKRPRTDFCRWHKNIESSERYPSAFDGSYEPSKQEPLVYHLHGLDRYEDSLVLTEDDYLTFLVACSQNIGKNSDPVHGRVRQALSDSSLLLLGYTLQGWDFRSLFWGLVVQRTRTLTSVVSIQLKPSDVERSYLEKYLAKFDFKVSWDEFRDVRRDVVQGGARLTDPFPAGANPYVGPRTFTRADRDRFFGRERETRELLSLVISQRLVLFYAQSGAGKSSLINTRLAPDLEAAGFAVLPVARVGGELPPGLSAVKNVFLFNLMTSLDASGREPGRLAHLELADFLARLTSDDGQTYTYDETLAGQPAGAAAPAPALPAAGDAYAEPNYVLIIDQFEEIFTSHPGRWQERAAFFQQLDAALRADRRLWIVLSLREDYVAALDPYAPLLTDKLRARYYMERMGVGAALDAIRNPAALGGRPFAAGVAEKLVDDLRQVRVPGQEAAVPGQYVEPVQLQVACYQLWENIHDRPPGPITATDLQEAGDVNKALTQFYEETLAAALADPAAGVSERRLRAWFDGELITEAGTRGLVHQAADETGGLPNAVVRALQRRFLVRAEARGGDAWIELVHDRFVEPIRQSNRAWFSRNLNPLTLDAQAWLDAGKPPSKLYSGSHAGCGHGPGSGSLAEFGDLERTFLEAGQQAETRRAARRQRAIAWGAAALSVVFIALAVWAMWSRGQAQDAREAAEAKANEATCYATAVAAQADAVAAQRKAETQRIAADQARQEAEAAKAEVERLTRGIRADQLTANALKLLNENPPLALLLGVEGVNVQRAFSETVVASVLSNMHDLLRQTGGTSLVGHEDRVNAVAFSPDGRWLATTSSTTPPVCGRLGNPTTAPRALAGHTDFVRAVTFSPDGRWLATASDDNTARLWEVGNPTTAPRVLAGHADFVTAVAFSPDGRWLATASDDNTARLWDLANPAAAPRDCPCRGLQPGWSLARHRQPGQYRPPVGGRQPHRRPPRPGRVCGVCLRRGLQSGRPLARYRQRR from the coding sequence ATGGCACGCATCCGCACGACTCAGACTGAAGGCCGGCAGCCGGCCACCTGGCAGCAGACGGTGATCGAGCGTATCCGCGCCGGCAAACTGGTGCCAATCCTCAGCAACGCGATTGACGACGAGCTGGCGCTGGGCGGACATGCCGCGCTGCTGAAGGCCTACGCCGACTTCAGCCGCATCCCGCTGGAGGGCCGCAGCCTGGCCGAGATCGCGCAGTTCAAGGGCATCACCGACGAGGGGATTACCGACGCGCTGGCGTTGAAAGAGAACTACGTCAATTTCGTCAAGAGCCGCCTGTACGAGCTGGCCGAAGCCGGTCAGGCGGACCCGGAAGCGCTGGCTGACGTGGACGCGCAGTTTGACGATCTGAAGCTGGCGCAGATTTGCGAGCAGCTGCGCTTCCCCGGCTACGGCGACGCGCGCCGCCATCCCTTGCTGCTGCTGGCCGGGCTTGACCTGCCGATTTATCTCACCACCGGGTATCACGAGTTCCTGGAGGCCGCCCTGCGTCGCGCAGGCAAGCGGCCGCGCACCGATTTCTGCCGCTGGCACAAGAACATCGAAAGCAGCGAGCGCTACCCATCCGCGTTCGACGGCAGCTATGAGCCTAGCAAGCAAGAGCCGCTGGTCTATCACCTGCATGGGTTGGACCGCTACGAGGATTCGTTGGTGCTCACGGAGGATGACTACCTGACCTTCCTGGTCGCCTGCTCGCAGAACATCGGCAAGAACAGCGATCCGGTCCACGGCCGCGTGCGGCAGGCGCTGTCCGACTCGTCGCTGCTGCTGTTGGGGTATACACTGCAAGGGTGGGATTTCCGCTCGCTCTTCTGGGGTCTGGTCGTGCAACGCACCCGCACCCTCACCAGCGTCGTGTCCATCCAGTTAAAGCCCAGCGACGTCGAGCGCAGCTACCTGGAGAAATACCTGGCCAAATTCGACTTCAAGGTGTCGTGGGACGAGTTCCGGGACGTACGTCGCGACGTTGTCCAGGGAGGTGCTCGATTGACTGATCCATTCCCGGCAGGCGCCAACCCCTACGTCGGCCCGCGCACCTTCACGCGCGCCGACCGCGACCGCTTCTTCGGCCGCGAGCGCGAGACGCGCGAGCTGCTCTCGCTGGTGATCTCGCAGCGGCTGGTGCTCTTCTACGCGCAGTCGGGCGCGGGCAAAAGCTCGCTGATCAACACCCGGCTGGCGCCCGACCTGGAGGCTGCGGGCTTCGCGGTGCTGCCCGTGGCACGCGTGGGCGGCGAGCTGCCGCCGGGCCTGAGCGCGGTGAAGAATGTCTTCCTCTTCAACCTGATGACCAGTCTCGACGCCAGCGGCCGCGAGCCGGGCCGCCTGGCGCACCTGGAGCTGGCCGATTTCCTCGCGCGGCTGACCAGCGACGACGGGCAAACGTACACCTACGATGAGACGCTGGCCGGCCAGCCCGCCGGCGCGGCCGCGCCAGCCCCTGCCCTGCCCGCGGCCGGCGATGCGTACGCCGAGCCGAACTATGTCCTGATCATTGACCAGTTCGAAGAGATTTTCACCAGCCACCCCGGCCGCTGGCAGGAGCGCGCCGCGTTCTTCCAGCAGCTCGACGCGGCCTTGCGCGCGGACCGCCGGCTGTGGATCGTATTGAGCTTGCGCGAGGACTACGTGGCCGCGTTGGACCCCTACGCGCCGCTGTTGACCGACAAGCTGCGCGCCCGCTATTACATGGAGCGCATGGGCGTGGGCGCTGCGCTGGACGCCATTCGCAACCCGGCCGCGCTGGGCGGCCGGCCCTTTGCGGCGGGCGTGGCCGAGAAGCTCGTGGACGATCTGCGCCAGGTGCGCGTGCCCGGCCAGGAGGCCGCGGTGCCCGGCCAATACGTCGAGCCAGTGCAATTGCAGGTGGCCTGTTACCAGTTGTGGGAGAATATCCATGACCGCCCGCCGGGGCCGATCACGGCGACGGACCTGCAGGAAGCCGGCGATGTGAACAAGGCGTTGACGCAGTTCTACGAAGAGACGTTGGCGGCCGCGCTGGCCGATCCGGCCGCGGGGGTCAGCGAGCGGCGGCTGCGGGCCTGGTTCGACGGGGAATTGATCACCGAGGCTGGGACGCGGGGGCTGGTGCACCAGGCTGCGGATGAAACGGGCGGCCTGCCCAACGCGGTCGTGCGCGCCTTGCAGCGGCGCTTCCTGGTGCGCGCCGAAGCGCGGGGCGGCGATGCGTGGATCGAGCTGGTGCATGATCGCTTTGTGGAGCCGATCCGCCAGTCGAACCGGGCTTGGTTCAGCCGCAACCTGAACCCGCTGACCCTGGATGCGCAGGCCTGGCTGGATGCCGGCAAGCCGCCGAGCAAGCTGTACAGCGGCTCGCACGCTGGCTGCGGCCACGGCCCTGGTTCAGGCAGCCTGGCCGAGTTTGGTGACCTGGAGCGGACTTTCCTGGAGGCGGGGCAGCAGGCCGAGACCCGGCGCGCCGCGCGCCGGCAGCGGGCTATCGCCTGGGGCGCGGCGGCTTTGTCGGTGGTTTTCATCGCTTTGGCCGTGTGGGCGATGTGGAGTCGTGGACAGGCGCAGGATGCGCGAGAGGCAGCCGAAGCCAAGGCGAATGAGGCTACGTGCTACGCCACCGCGGTGGCAGCTCAGGCAGACGCGGTGGCGGCGCAGCGGAAAGCCGAAACGCAACGGATTGCGGCCGACCAGGCGCGCCAGGAGGCTGAGGCCGCTAAAGCAGAAGTCGAGCGCCTGACGCGCGGCATCCGCGCCGACCAGTTGACGGCCAATGCGCTGAAGCTACTGAATGAGAATCCGCCGTTGGCGTTGTTGCTGGGTGTAGAGGGGGTGAACGTCCAGCGCGCCTTTTCCGAGACCGTGGTGGCTTCCGTCTTGTCCAACATGCACGATCTGCTGCGGCAGACAGGCGGGACGTCGTTGGTTGGACATGAGGATCGGGTCAACGCCGTGGCCTTCAGCCCGGACGGTCGCTGGCTCGCCACCACCAGCTCGACAACACCGCCCGTCTGTGGGAGGTTGGGGAACCCCACCACCGCACCCCGCGCCCTGGCTGGACATACGGATTTTGTCCGCGCCGTGACCTTCAGCCCGGACGGCCGCTGGCTCGCCACCGCCAGCGACGACAACACCGCCCGTCTGTGGGAGGTTGGGAACCCCACCACCGCACCCCGCGTCCTGGCTGGACATGCGGACTTTGTCACCGCCGTGGCCTTCAGCCCGGATGGCCGCTGGCTCGCCACCGCCAGCGACGACAACACCGCCCGCCTGTGGGACCTGGCGAACCCCGCTGCCGCACCCCGCGACTGTCCGTGCCGTGGCCTTCAGCCCGGATGGTCGCTGGCTCGCCACCGCCAGCCAGGACAATACCGCCCGCCTGTGGGAGGTCGCCAACCCCACCGCCGCCCCCCGCGTCCTGGCCGGGTATGCGGAGTCTGTCTCCGCCGTGGCCTTCAGTCCGGACGGCCGCTGGCTCGCTACCGCCAGCGAAGATAA